The genomic DNA CCTGCACCTCAATGGCATGCAAGTACCGGAGAGCCTGATGGCGAACGAAGTCGTCGATCATGGCCGCCGCCGTTTCCTCACAGCAACCACCGCGGTGGTTGGTGGTGTGGGAGTCGTCGCGGCGGTTGTGCCCTTTGTCAAATCCTGGGAACCCAGTGCGCGCGCAAAAGCTGCGGGTGCTCCGGTTACCGCCGATATCGGTAAGATCGAATCGGGCCAGATGGTCACCTTCGCGTGGCGTAGTCTTCCTGTATTTGTAGTCAACCGTTCCAAGGCGCAGCTCGATGCGCTGCCGAGCCAGAACAGCCGAGTCGTCGACCCCAAGTCCGACGCGATCTCGGCTGAGCAGCAACCGAAGTATGCGCAGAACGAAAGCCGCTCGATCAAGCCCGAGTGGCTGGTCCTGGTTGGCCTGTGCACGCACTTGGGATGCGTGCCCGACTTCGTCCCGGTGATGAAGCCCGAGCCGTTCGATCCGAACTGGCAGGGTGGCTTCTACTGCCCGTGCCACAAGTCGCGTTACGACATGGCCGGTCGCGTCTATCAGGGCGTGCCCGCACCGAAGAACCTGTTGGTGCCGGACTATCACTTCATCGACGACACGCACATCCAGATCGGTGTCGCCCCTGGGGAGAAAGGCTGATGGCTAACGTGTTCACGCGGCTTGGCGATTGGGTCAACGAGCGCGCACCGAATCTGGTGCCGACCTATCGCAAGCACATGACCGAGTACTACGCACCGAAGAATTTCAATCTTTGGTACTACTTCGGCTCGCTCGCCCTATTGGTGCTGGTCAACCAGATCGTCACCGGCATCTTCCTCACCATGAACTACAAGACGAGTGCGGCGGAAGCCTTCAACTCGGTCGAGTACATCATGCGCGACGTGGAGTGGGGCTGGCTGATCCGCTACATGCACTCTACCGGCGCATCGCTGTTCTTCATCGTGGTGTTCCTGCACATGTTCCGCGGCCTGCTGTACGGGTCGTACAAGAAGCCGCGCGAGCTGGTGTGGCTGCTGGGCATGTTGATCTTCCTGTCGCTGATGGCCGAGGCCTTCATGGGCTACGTGCTGCCTTGGGGCAACATGTCGTTCTGGGGCGCCAAGGTGATCATCTCGCTGTTCGGCACCATTCCGGTGATCGGCAGCGGGCTGCAGCAGTGGATCATGGGTGACTTCCTGCCCGCCGACGCCACCTTGAACCGCTTCTTCGCGTTGCACGTCATTGCCTTGCCGCTGGTGCTGTTGCTACTGGTGGTGTTGCATCTGGCTGCGCTGCACGAGGTGGGTTCGAACAACCCCGATGGTGTGGACACCAAGCATGGTCCCAAGGGCAACCGCTGGGATGCGAACAAGCCGGCCGATGCCATTCCCTTCCACCCGTACTACACGGTGAAGGATCTGGTCGGCGTGGGCTTCTTCCTGCTGATTGCCGCGTTCATCATCTTCTTCGCGCCGACCTTCGGTGGCTGGTTCCTCGAGCACGACAACTTCATCCCGGCCAACAACCTGGTCACGCCGACGCACATCAAGCCGGTGTGGTACTTCACCCCGTTCTACGCGATCTTGCGCATGATCCCGTCGTTCTTCGGTACGGCGTTCTGGGGCGTGCTGGCGATGTTCGGCGCGATCGCGGTGTTGTTCGTGCTGCCGTGGATCGATGCCGGTCAGGTGCGTTCGATCCGCTATCGCGGCGCGGGCTACAAGTGGGCGTTGGGTCTGTTCGTGGTTTCCTTCATCTCGCTCGGTGCCGTCGGCGCCGGTGTGGTGGCCGAAGTGATCCCCGAGTGGTTCGGCAATGTCGACGTAACGGTCTGGGAAAACACCTTCGGTCGAGTGATGACGCTGATCTACTTCGGCTATTTCGTGTTCCTGTGGCTGTACACGCATCTAGGCTGGGAAAAGACCAAGCCGGTTCCGGAACGGGTGACCACGCA from Dyella sp. GSA-30 includes the following:
- the petA gene encoding ubiquinol-cytochrome c reductase iron-sulfur subunit: MANEVVDHGRRRFLTATTAVVGGVGVVAAVVPFVKSWEPSARAKAAGAPVTADIGKIESGQMVTFAWRSLPVFVVNRSKAQLDALPSQNSRVVDPKSDAISAEQQPKYAQNESRSIKPEWLVLVGLCTHLGCVPDFVPVMKPEPFDPNWQGGFYCPCHKSRYDMAGRVYQGVPAPKNLLVPDYHFIDDTHIQIGVAPGEKG
- a CDS encoding cytochrome bc complex cytochrome b subunit, giving the protein MANVFTRLGDWVNERAPNLVPTYRKHMTEYYAPKNFNLWYYFGSLALLVLVNQIVTGIFLTMNYKTSAAEAFNSVEYIMRDVEWGWLIRYMHSTGASLFFIVVFLHMFRGLLYGSYKKPRELVWLLGMLIFLSLMAEAFMGYVLPWGNMSFWGAKVIISLFGTIPVIGSGLQQWIMGDFLPADATLNRFFALHVIALPLVLLLLVVLHLAALHEVGSNNPDGVDTKHGPKGNRWDANKPADAIPFHPYYTVKDLVGVGFFLLIAAFIIFFAPTFGGWFLEHDNFIPANNLVTPTHIKPVWYFTPFYAILRMIPSFFGTAFWGVLAMFGAIAVLFVLPWIDAGQVRSIRYRGAGYKWALGLFVVSFISLGAVGAGVVAEVIPEWFGNVDVTVWENTFGRVMTLIYFGYFVFLWLYTHLGWEKTKPVPERVTTHD